The Mya arenaria isolate MELC-2E11 chromosome 15, ASM2691426v1 genomic sequence CAAGTTAAAATTTGGCGTACATATAAAGCATCAGCAATGGCAGTAATAGTATCATGTGCCCAGTGGTCAAAATGAGCAAAAACCCGCAAGCCCTAAACTACTCAAATGCTTTCAATTCATGCTCAAATTCAGGATTCCATATGATATAGCATGGCAGTGTATAAATAAGAGCTTGCTCATCAAAGAGTTTGAATGATAGTGATGGCTCCATGACTATGTCGTAGTCTTTTGATGATTTGATATTTGGCGGGCTATGCCTGGTCATGGGTTATTGTCCtatgaaaacttaaaattaatacaatacgGCAGATTTTAATACATGCACCTAGTTGAAACCATTTGAAAACTTTGgcgtaaatattattttgacagttatttaaacatatcattttagcAAATAAAGCCTTGGTATAACACagtgaagattttttttataaagtaataATTCTAATGTTTAATAATACAAGCATGGCTCAATTTCAGCTATTAGGTTGTTGaattttgatattgacatgtcTTAAGACTCTGTGGGAGCATTGTAAGGGGAGTGTTAGAAGCTTGCACTAGTTGAATATGGGGCATAAactattatgaaatattcacTTCTAGAAtgctaaaattaaaattatccaAACTAATAAATGGGTGTGCTGTCATTGACAGATATGAATGACAAAAAGagaggcttgtgctaatttgaCCACTGCAGATTACAGCGAATGTTGTAGCAATCCAACATGCTGCTCTCTTGATTGTTACATTAACTATGTAGTAACAGTACAAGTTAGTGTCCCTGCAAGAGGACACCAGTTGTCAAACTTTTTCTCCTCGGCCAACAAAAAGGCAACAGCATACAATGTTAAAACCATGTATAAAATGAAGCTTTGTGGGGTCAACATCACTTCTCCGTACGTCGGTGTGTCATGAAGAGAGAGCACAGAAATCCCTGGataatttacaaactgtttgTGGGCAGCTAACAGAGAGGACTGGTGGCTGTAAAGCGGGCACCTCTCTCTCCACCAAATGTCAGCGCTGGGAAACCATCAACATGTCATCTATCACAGATTTACCGgcattttgctttgaaataacATCTTAATGGCAGACTCCTCTTAAGTAGTATATTGCTTTCTTTCAGCTGCAAATTTCATCTTTCATTTACATAGGGTATACAACAGGGCCAGGCAATTATGTCGTCTAGACCTTGTTAACAAAAGGACTGACTGATCATGGATCTAAGAAGAGCACCCTACTGGATTCATTGACAAACTGTAGCATGGCCTTTGATGAAGGGAAAACGTTTTTTTCCCTGAACAATCATGTCATATTGTATAatgtaatttgataaatgacaacatttgcagcgttttaatgaaaacaaaactggcttcaaaatgaaatatggaaatttcaattttatggGTCAACCAGCCTAACAACACCAGCTATTTTTCTGACTCTCTTTACCTTTTATATGATATTTCGCACAATAAAACGGGATTCAAATAGTATTCCCTGTCCAAATACGCCTCCAATCGTCGGAAATATAGAAAATTATGCACACAATTTTTGACCGGAAGCTACTTTTTATAAAACGGTGTATGGAAGATACTTGTTTTGTAGATTTGGCAATTTGTAAGCCAAAAGCCTGTTTCCCgaactatttgttttataaaaccggtaacaaaaataatatgttattaacAAGAAGCCTTctattgaaaaatgatattcatattattaaaatgccaacatttgatattttaccggacatgttttgtttgcaatattaataaatgtcattattatCCTCGTAGTCAAATCTTCTTCACCTAGTCATCTAGTCTgtatcataaaaaatgaaagtacAATGGTAAATATCAGTATATTGATCTGTTTGTTAACCCAAAGGACAGAGCAAAGGAAGAGATGACACATAGGTTCGTCACTCTTCTGTCATTTCTTGACCAAATATGttcttaacatttattaattcaGAACCACATAAATGCTAAACACCAGGCAAGGGAGACCATGGCATCGATGGTATATCGTCTAAAAAAATTGCATACAAAACCTGGGAAACCAGAGTTTTATGCTTTATTGGCCAATTATCTTGTTGGTCAAGTTGTCCCATAGATGTAAAACATACACTTTCAAGTTTTGACGTTCGTTTTCTGGGTTTTGCACAGGCAGGGCAGCAACTGCTTTCTTGTTTCATATTATCTCTGGGCCCCGTTTCAatggctaccagacaaatcggccccttaccaaatcggcccctagctcaaacggttaccttttcggccccttaccaaatcgtccccagcacgtagacgtttcggcccctgattaccgagacgtttcggcccttaattttattttatttttttatttctaaatataagtaaacaacatgttatttttatttttttattttaattgactaaatataatgtatacatgcatacaaaggtatagataaaaatagatttaaagaaaatatctgtacacttgaaaacatgtaaagatttattcacgagatatttttataaaacgaaatagAATTGAAGAAGgaatgtttaaacctttttttaaaaatattctttaaatattatacacaacTATGTTGCTAATAATATGACATGTCCATTGTCTAACATCAGTCTTGACACCTATCGGCCGCCGTAgatggcaccaacatttttGAGGAACTCTTCGCAGGTGACCTCATGGGAATCGTATGAGTCCCACTCATCCATGATCCTGGCGTCGATGTCTCTGTAGCGCTCTCGACGCTGACGGCCAAGGGCTGCCTCCGACACCAGTTGATGTGTTACATTCACCATTTTGGATTCCCTCAGCAGCAAACTCAGCAAAACGTAAAACTGCAGGGTTGACCGACCGGCAGAAAAGTTCAACCGGCGATGCCATCCTGAAATTACAGtcataacacaattaaaattaaaacatacatgattttctatttttagtgaaTGCTATTACCGGAAATGATACGgggaatataataaataaatataaaaacagttgtatttACCTTCGGTGTAATTGTTGGTTCGTATCGTCTGTCGGTACACAGACCACTCAGTGGTGCTCCAGAGGGAGCTCTCCATCCACTGATCTTCAACGTACGTGAAGAGTTCCTTCATCTGGTCCGAACTCCCCTCTGCCCGGTCTTTAAGCTTAATGAAGGCGCGCTCTATGTGTTGTCCCGGAAGAAATGGAAGGACTAACAGCTTCCTGATGAGCTGGTGGGCTCCCTCTCTCCGCTCATAAGTTGCCTTTAGCCCCAGGTGCTGGACGTGGCGCAGAACAGCCTGGCACCAATGAAATGCGCATCCCTTCAGCTGGGTACCCGGGAAAACGGAGCGGAGGGCCTGCCATAGACCTGAAAGGAAACattgtatgatatatatatatatataatatatatgtgatattCAATTTTACCATgatgaattgttatttttttcattttgctatATCCTTACCTGCTTCAAAATCCATCACAAAACCTTCGACTTTCGGCGCCTCTTCCATTATTTCTATCAGTTTCTGCAACACCTGCAGTTATCAAACAtcattattaaattg encodes the following:
- the LOC128218818 gene encoding uncharacterized protein LOC128218818 isoform X2, with product MEEAPKVEGFVMDFEAGLWQALRSVFPGTQLKGCAFHWCQAVLRHVQHLGLKATYERREGAHQLIRKLLVLPFLPGQHIERAFIKLKDRAEGSSDQMKELFTYVEDQWMESSLWSTTEWSVYRQTIRTNNYTEGWHRRLNFSAGRSTLQFYVLLSLLLRESKMVNVTHQLVSEAALGRQRRERYRDIDARIMDEWDSYDSHEVTCEEFLKNVGAIYGGR
- the LOC128218818 gene encoding uncharacterized protein LOC128218818 isoform X1, producing the protein MPSPAMYVTVGSIESAIQVLQKLIEIMEEAPKVEGFVMDFEAGLWQALRSVFPGTQLKGCAFHWCQAVLRHVQHLGLKATYERREGAHQLIRKLLVLPFLPGQHIERAFIKLKDRAEGSSDQMKELFTYVEDQWMESSLWSTTEWSVYRQTIRTNNYTEGWHRRLNFSAGRSTLQFYVLLSLLLRESKMVNVTHQLVSEAALGRQRRERYRDIDARIMDEWDSYDSHEVTCEEFLKNVGAIYGGR